Proteins encoded within one genomic window of Salipaludibacillus agaradhaerens:
- the metA gene encoding homoserine O-acetyltransferase MetA yields the protein MPIRIPRHLPAAQILEKENIFVMDDERAITQDIRPLNIVILNLMPEKQKTEAHLLRLLGNSPLQVNITFLKTATYEAKNVSASHMREFYTEFAHIHHKRFDGMIITGAPIEHLDFENVHYWEEIIDIMDWAEKHVTSIMHICWGAQAALYHHYGITKFPLQEKCSGIFHHRIYHGENPIKLLRGFDDEFIAPHSRYTNISEEELIQHPELKLVASSQEAGPFLIMSQDGKHIMATGHLEYDTDTLKEEYERDLNRGLSAHLPVHYFPNNDPNEKPLNRWRSHAHLLFSNWLNYYVYQETPYIWE from the coding sequence ATGCCTATCAGAATTCCTCGGCACCTACCGGCAGCTCAAATATTAGAAAAAGAAAATATATTTGTCATGGATGACGAACGGGCAATTACGCAAGATATACGCCCATTAAATATTGTCATTTTAAATCTCATGCCTGAAAAGCAAAAAACAGAAGCTCACCTTCTGAGACTTTTAGGGAACAGTCCATTACAAGTCAACATCACATTCTTAAAAACAGCCACATACGAGGCAAAAAATGTGAGCGCCTCTCATATGAGAGAATTTTACACTGAGTTTGCCCACATTCACCACAAACGTTTTGACGGGATGATCATTACAGGAGCTCCTATTGAACATCTAGACTTTGAGAATGTTCACTATTGGGAAGAAATAATAGACATAATGGATTGGGCTGAGAAACACGTCACCTCTATTATGCATATATGCTGGGGTGCACAAGCAGCGTTATACCATCATTACGGTATAACTAAATTTCCTCTCCAAGAGAAGTGCTCAGGGATTTTTCACCACCGTATTTATCATGGAGAAAACCCAATTAAGCTATTACGCGGTTTTGACGATGAATTTATCGCCCCCCATTCTAGATATACAAACATATCCGAAGAAGAACTTATTCAACATCCTGAGCTTAAATTAGTTGCCTCCTCTCAAGAAGCAGGTCCATTTCTTATTATGTCTCAGGACGGCAAACACATTATGGCAACAGGGCATTTAGAATATGATACTGACACTTTAAAAGAAGAATATGAGAGAGATCTAAATAGAGGATTAAGTGCTCATCTCCCTGTACACTACTTTCCTAATAACGATCCTAATGAGAAGCCATTAAATAGGTGGCGTTCACATGCCCATTTACTATTTTCTAACTGGCTGAACTATTACGTGTACCAGGAAACACCCTATATATGGGAATGA
- a CDS encoding Cof-type HAD-IIB family hydrolase: MKNRKLFFFDIDGTLLDHDKQLPASTEAAVKQLIEKGHFVAIATGRAPFMFKELRENLGITSYLSFNGQYGVFEGEPIIKKPLDKDELARLTVEATKRDHPLVYMNERDMKANIPYHPQIETSIGTLHFEHPDYDPAFLEGRDIYQSLIFFAEDEDHFYIDNYEKFDFVRWHEYSSDVVPAGGSKANGVETMMNKLGMTKEDVYVFGDGPNDVEMINFTPNSVAMGNGVDQVKKAASFVTKDVSDDGIVYALKHLGIL, translated from the coding sequence ATGAAGAATAGAAAACTGTTTTTTTTCGATATTGATGGCACGTTATTAGACCATGACAAACAATTACCAGCATCAACGGAAGCGGCTGTCAAACAATTGATAGAAAAAGGCCATTTTGTAGCTATTGCGACAGGAAGAGCCCCGTTTATGTTTAAGGAACTTCGTGAAAACCTTGGGATTACATCCTATTTAAGCTTTAATGGCCAATATGGTGTTTTTGAAGGGGAGCCCATAATAAAGAAGCCATTGGATAAAGATGAATTAGCCCGTTTAACGGTTGAAGCAACGAAGCGAGATCACCCACTAGTCTACATGAATGAACGTGATATGAAAGCGAATATTCCTTACCATCCTCAAATTGAAACAAGCATCGGTACACTTCATTTTGAGCACCCTGATTATGATCCTGCCTTTCTTGAAGGACGAGATATTTATCAATCACTCATCTTCTTTGCGGAAGATGAAGACCATTTCTACATAGATAACTATGAAAAATTTGATTTTGTCAGATGGCATGAGTATTCATCAGATGTGGTTCCTGCTGGAGGATCGAAAGCCAATGGTGTAGAAACGATGATGAACAAGCTCGGCATGACAAAAGAGGATGTTTACGTTTTTGGTGATGGGCCGAATGATGTAGAGATGATAAATTTTACCCCTAATAGTGTAGCGATGGGCAACGGGGTAGACCAAGTAAAAAAAGCTGCTTCTTTTGTAACGAAGGATGTTAGCGACGATGGAATCGTTTATGCGTTAAAACATTTAGGAATATTATAA
- a CDS encoding NAD(P)/FAD-dependent oxidoreductase, with product MDIQSGTYYWPTTMPSPPTYPQLTEDLNCDVLIIGGGSSGAQSAYYLASHHLDVVVVEKNLIGSGSTAANTALIQYAGEKMFTDLINSFGEDPIARHIHLCNQAINDIEEAQTICSTPFEFRRKKSLYFASTDDDLIKLKQEAAFLLKHHCPIAMWDEATISSHYSFSKAGAILFEQDGEINPFKFTHALLEYAHTKGVSIYENTSVNGMTCQHDQVNVQTRTGHNIHAKKVIIASGYEGTDIRKEPNTSFVSTYTVTTKPLHRFNGWYERSLIWETARPYTYIRTTADNRVIIGGLDDPTNYPEARDSKLINKRNKLIKEFNKLFPHLHVEADFASSAFYGGTRDGLPIIGEYSDYPHCYFLFAFGDNGTVYSMILAKLLAETIINGPPSDSKLYHSSRPLITKNKKASSSLS from the coding sequence TTGGATATACAGTCTGGCACATATTATTGGCCCACTACAATGCCGTCTCCCCCTACCTATCCTCAACTCACAGAGGATTTAAATTGTGATGTTCTGATCATTGGGGGAGGTTCTTCGGGGGCTCAGTCTGCTTATTATCTCGCTAGCCATCACCTCGATGTTGTCGTCGTTGAAAAAAATCTCATTGGGTCAGGCAGTACAGCGGCTAACACGGCATTGATTCAATATGCTGGCGAAAAAATGTTTACAGATTTAATTAACAGTTTTGGTGAAGACCCTATTGCTCGCCATATTCACTTATGTAATCAAGCAATTAACGACATAGAAGAAGCACAAACAATCTGCTCAACACCTTTTGAATTTAGGCGAAAAAAAAGTCTCTATTTCGCAAGTACGGATGATGATTTAATAAAACTAAAACAGGAAGCGGCCTTTCTCCTCAAGCACCACTGTCCCATTGCTATGTGGGATGAAGCCACCATTTCTTCACACTATTCATTTAGCAAGGCTGGGGCTATACTCTTTGAACAGGATGGTGAGATTAACCCTTTTAAGTTTACACACGCCTTACTGGAGTATGCTCATACCAAAGGTGTCTCTATTTACGAAAATACATCAGTAAACGGAATGACATGTCAACACGATCAAGTGAATGTCCAAACCCGCACTGGACACAATATCCATGCAAAGAAAGTGATCATTGCCTCCGGATATGAAGGAACAGATATACGTAAAGAGCCAAATACCTCCTTTGTCAGCACTTATACCGTGACAACAAAGCCATTACATCGCTTTAATGGCTGGTATGAACGTTCGCTCATTTGGGAAACAGCCCGACCTTATACGTATATTCGAACGACAGCTGATAATCGCGTCATTATCGGTGGTCTTGATGATCCCACCAATTACCCTGAGGCCAGAGATAGCAAACTAATTAATAAGCGGAATAAGCTTATTAAAGAATTTAACAAGCTATTTCCTCATCTTCACGTGGAGGCAGACTTTGCATCATCCGCTTTTTATGGCGGCACCCGTGATGGCCTCCCAATTATTGGTGAGTACTCTGACTACCCTCATTGTTACTTTCTATTTGCTTTTGGTGACAATGGAACCGTCTATAGTATGATTCTTGCAAAGCTTCTCGCTGAAACAATTATCAATGGGCCCCCTTCTGACAGCAAGCTATATCATTCATCACGACCATTAATAACAAAAAACAAAAAAGCTTCATCCTCACTTTCGTAA
- the thrB gene encoding homoserine kinase: MTAFVNFSIRVPASTANLGPGFDSIGMALNKYLTLYVTPSDNWAFKTCSDNLDGIPEGKENLIYKIAAWIADEYNKELPQAEVMMESEIPLSRGFGSSATAIVAGIELANQLLALTLSPEEKTRWASIYEGHPDNVAPSIYGGLIIGSHREDDTNIVLAGTPDIDVIALIPDYELSTRESRETLPETLPYKEAVQVSSISNVLVAAILQNNWQLVGRMMMKDLFHLPYRMPYISEWQKAVEMAENLPIYGVTLSGAGPIVLFFAPKGQGKDVQSQVKEHFPNHQIDLLTVDAEGVTVTLEAVPSKL; this comes from the coding sequence ATGACTGCCTTCGTCAACTTTTCCATCCGAGTACCAGCAAGCACCGCTAACTTAGGCCCTGGTTTCGATTCAATTGGTATGGCGTTGAATAAATATTTGACATTGTATGTCACACCTAGTGATAATTGGGCCTTTAAGACATGTTCAGATAACCTTGATGGTATACCTGAGGGAAAAGAGAACCTTATATACAAAATCGCTGCGTGGATCGCTGACGAATATAATAAGGAGCTTCCACAAGCTGAAGTCATGATGGAGAGTGAGATCCCTCTCTCCCGAGGCTTTGGTAGTAGTGCTACTGCTATAGTTGCTGGTATCGAACTCGCTAACCAACTATTAGCCCTCACACTTTCCCCTGAGGAAAAAACCCGTTGGGCGAGCATCTACGAGGGACATCCGGATAACGTAGCTCCTTCTATTTACGGCGGTCTTATTATCGGTAGTCACCGAGAAGATGACACCAACATTGTTTTGGCAGGTACACCCGATATTGATGTAATTGCACTTATTCCTGACTATGAATTAAGCACACGGGAATCCCGTGAGACACTACCTGAGACTTTACCTTATAAAGAGGCTGTTCAAGTAAGCAGCATTAGCAATGTCTTAGTAGCAGCCATCTTACAAAATAATTGGCAATTAGTTGGCCGAATGATGATGAAAGATTTATTTCATCTGCCCTATCGTATGCCGTATATTTCAGAATGGCAGAAAGCTGTTGAAATGGCTGAAAATTTACCTATTTATGGCGTGACACTAAGTGGAGCAGGTCCTATCGTTCTTTTCTTCGCCCCAAAAGGGCAAGGCAAAGATGTTCAATCACAAGTGAAAGAGCATTTCCCTAATCATCAAATTGACTTACTTACGGTTGACGCTGAAGGTGTGACCGTTACTCTGGAAGCTGTCCCATCCAAGCTTTAA
- the thrC gene encoding threonine synthase, with the protein MWRGLLEEYKAYLPVNDKTPMLSLQEGNTPLLPLKHLSKKWGIDLHVKYDGANPTGSFKDRGMVMAVAKAKEAGSEAIMCASTGNTSAAAAAYAAQAKLRCLIVIPEGKIAMGKLAQAVVYGAEIFSIEGNFDNALQMVRNLAEQSPITLVNSVNPFRIEGQKTAAFEICDALGSAPDVLTIPVGNAGNITAYWKGFQEYNAKKGTGLPQMRGFEAEGAAAIVKNRVIDNPETLATAIRIGNPASWDKAVKAAEESSGKIDFVTDDDIVEAYKLLAREEGIFAEPASAASLAGLKKQLESGEIKKGSRVVSVLTGNGLKDPNTAIDTAPIKPVALPNDESVVIDHMLGRVNQ; encoded by the coding sequence ATGTGGCGAGGATTACTTGAAGAATATAAAGCATATTTACCGGTCAATGACAAAACACCGATGCTCTCTTTACAAGAGGGGAATACCCCTCTTCTACCATTAAAACATTTATCAAAAAAATGGGGAATCGATCTCCACGTGAAATATGACGGCGCCAACCCAACTGGGTCATTCAAAGATCGAGGGATGGTCATGGCCGTAGCTAAAGCGAAGGAGGCAGGCAGTGAAGCGATTATGTGCGCCTCTACCGGAAACACATCAGCTGCCGCTGCGGCTTATGCCGCTCAAGCGAAACTACGCTGTTTAATCGTCATTCCAGAAGGAAAGATTGCCATGGGAAAACTAGCTCAAGCTGTCGTTTATGGGGCTGAAATCTTTAGTATTGAAGGCAACTTTGACAACGCCCTTCAAATGGTGAGGAATCTCGCTGAACAATCTCCTATTACACTCGTAAACTCAGTAAACCCGTTTCGAATCGAAGGCCAGAAGACAGCTGCCTTTGAAATCTGCGATGCGTTAGGGTCCGCTCCAGATGTTTTGACAATCCCTGTAGGTAATGCTGGTAATATCACAGCCTATTGGAAAGGATTTCAAGAATATAACGCAAAGAAAGGAACCGGTTTACCACAAATGCGCGGCTTCGAAGCGGAAGGTGCAGCAGCGATTGTGAAAAACCGCGTTATCGATAATCCTGAAACATTGGCTACAGCCATTCGTATCGGTAACCCTGCTAGCTGGGACAAAGCAGTGAAAGCAGCTGAGGAGTCTTCCGGTAAAATTGACTTCGTCACTGATGACGATATTGTCGAAGCATATAAACTCCTCGCTCGTGAAGAGGGGATTTTTGCAGAGCCCGCCTCTGCAGCTTCTCTAGCAGGATTAAAGAAACAATTAGAGTCAGGCGAAATTAAAAAAGGGTCTCGTGTGGTATCCGTTTTAACAGGTAATGGTTTGAAAGACCCTAATACAGCAATTGATACAGCACCTATTAAACCAGTGGCCCTTCCAAATGATGAATCCGTGGTCATTGATCATATGTTAGGTCGTGTCAACCAATGA
- a CDS encoding homoserine dehydrogenase: MTKNMNIGLLGFGTVGTGVLQIIQNHQDKLKHQLGCSVTVKKILVSNLHKQRSVDVNQEQLTTSAENILNDDEIDVIVEVMGGIDEARRYIRHALENGKHVITANKDLMALHGSELLQLANKQGCDLFYEASVAGGIPILRTLVEGLASDRITKMMGIVNGTTNYILTKMSKEGRVYNEVLKEAQALGYAEADPTSDVEGLDAARKIAILGTLGFSMNLDLDDVSVKGISTITSEDLSYGDQLGYTMKLVGIANRSGDKVEVSVQPTLVPHDHPLSSVDDEFNAVYVYGEAVGETMYYGAGAGQLPTATAVVSDLVEVLKNKRLGVNGNSVVIPQFDKKLKTDDDIFSKFFMRIHAKDVPGTFSALTSLFDKHGVSLEKILQVPLNDGKLAEIILVTHAVSKKNYETVLTKLNDTDVVVDVKSSYRVEGE, from the coding sequence ATGACTAAAAATATGAATATAGGATTACTCGGCTTTGGAACAGTAGGAACAGGCGTTTTACAAATTATCCAAAATCATCAAGATAAACTCAAGCATCAGTTAGGCTGTTCTGTTACCGTTAAAAAAATCCTAGTAAGTAACCTTCACAAACAACGCTCGGTTGATGTGAATCAAGAGCAATTAACTACGAGCGCTGAGAATATTCTTAATGATGACGAGATCGATGTCATTGTTGAAGTAATGGGCGGCATTGACGAGGCCCGACGTTACATCCGTCACGCTTTAGAGAACGGTAAGCATGTTATTACAGCTAATAAAGACCTTATGGCTCTCCACGGCAGTGAATTACTACAATTAGCAAATAAACAGGGCTGTGATTTATTTTACGAAGCGAGTGTTGCAGGAGGTATCCCTATTCTAAGAACTCTCGTTGAAGGGCTTGCTTCAGACCGTATTACGAAAATGATGGGGATCGTCAATGGCACGACCAATTATATATTAACGAAAATGTCAAAGGAAGGTCGCGTCTATAACGAGGTGCTAAAGGAGGCACAAGCCCTCGGTTATGCGGAAGCTGATCCTACTTCTGACGTAGAGGGCCTAGATGCGGCGAGAAAAATCGCTATTCTTGGAACTCTCGGCTTTTCTATGAACCTTGATTTAGACGATGTGTCAGTGAAAGGTATTTCAACTATTACAAGTGAAGACCTTTCATATGGTGACCAATTAGGCTATACGATGAAGCTCGTGGGGATCGCTAATCGATCCGGGGATAAAGTGGAAGTCAGTGTACAGCCAACACTGGTTCCTCATGATCATCCTTTATCGTCCGTGGATGATGAATTTAACGCCGTATACGTCTATGGGGAAGCCGTTGGCGAAACAATGTACTATGGGGCTGGAGCTGGACAGCTTCCTACGGCAACAGCTGTGGTGTCAGACCTTGTGGAAGTTTTAAAAAATAAACGCCTTGGCGTTAATGGTAACAGTGTCGTTATTCCTCAATTCGACAAAAAACTTAAAACGGACGACGATATTTTCTCTAAATTCTTTATGCGTATTCACGCGAAAGATGTCCCTGGAACCTTCTCTGCTCTCACCTCTTTATTTGATAAGCATGGTGTTAGTCTGGAAAAGATTTTGCAAGTGCCGCTTAACGATGGTAAGCTAGCTGAAATTATCTTGGTGACGCACGCCGTTTCAAAAAAGAACTACGAAACGGTTTTAACTAAATTGAATGACACGGATGTGGTCGTAGACGTTAAAAGCAGCTACCGTGTGGAAGGAGAATAA